One Deltaproteobacteria bacterium genomic region harbors:
- a CDS encoding MoaD/ThiS family protein, translating to MSVSIYVHKTHRPHTDNLEVVEVEGTSVEACLAHLIRRFPAMEEALFDPKGKLRRNIEIYINAKSAYPDELKKKVSDGDEIHLTVMLAGG from the coding sequence TTGTCCGTCAGCATATACGTTCACAAAACCCACCGTCCGCATACCGATAACTTGGAGGTGGTGGAGGTGGAGGGGACCTCTGTAGAGGCCTGCCTCGCTCACCTGATCCGGCGATTCCCCGCCATGGAGGAGGCGCTTTTCGACCCCAAAGGAAAACTGCGCCGCAATATTGAAATATACATTAATGCCAAGAGCGCCTATCCCGATGAACTGAAAAAAAAGGTCTCGGACGGGGATGAGATTCACCTGACGGTCATGCTGGCCGGAGGCTGA
- the mltG gene encoding endolytic transglycosylase MltG: MSISIHAKRGIFIGFILLVFISLLVSVAFYHYLVHPAKTGMPDHVFLVREGATLREVADGLEKKEIISNKTILLLWCRITGYGAGIKVGEYRLNSNMPPLKILDILSKGMVLTYSVTIPEGFDITQIAQELEKKGLADRTEFTALATDPVIAREYGLTGPSLEGYLYPDTYRFSRGWPPLSIIDVMVKRFFEIISSLQEEIEASDMTLEQIITLASVVEKETGMGEERPIIASVFLNRLKKGMRLESDPTVIYGIRNFNGNLTKKDLTQSTPYNTYVIRGLPPGPIASPGRASIHAVLFPAETAYLYFVSKNDGTHQFSRTLSEHNRAVNTYQKKGHRKDG; this comes from the coding sequence ATGTCTATTTCCATTCATGCCAAACGGGGCATTTTCATCGGTTTCATCCTCTTGGTCTTTATCAGCCTCCTGGTCTCCGTTGCATTTTATCATTACCTGGTTCATCCCGCCAAGACAGGGATGCCGGATCATGTCTTTCTGGTGCGTGAAGGCGCAACCCTGAGGGAGGTTGCGGACGGCCTTGAGAAAAAAGAGATCATCTCCAATAAAACCATCCTCCTGTTGTGGTGCAGGATTACAGGTTACGGGGCCGGCATAAAGGTCGGTGAATACAGACTCAACAGCAACATGCCGCCGCTAAAGATCCTCGATATTTTAAGCAAGGGGATGGTCCTCACATATTCCGTGACCATCCCCGAGGGGTTTGACATTACGCAGATTGCGCAAGAACTGGAGAAAAAGGGGCTGGCAGACAGGACGGAATTCACGGCCCTTGCAACAGACCCGGTTATCGCCCGGGAATACGGCCTCACCGGCCCCAGCCTCGAAGGATATCTTTACCCTGATACCTACCGGTTTTCCCGGGGTTGGCCGCCATTATCCATCATCGATGTCATGGTGAAACGGTTCTTTGAGATCATTTCTTCACTGCAAGAGGAAATAGAGGCATCGGACATGACCCTGGAACAGATCATTACCCTGGCATCTGTAGTTGAAAAAGAGACCGGGATGGGCGAAGAACGTCCCATCATTGCGAGTGTTTTTTTGAATCGACTGAAAAAGGGGATGCGTCTCGAAAGTGATCCGACCGTCATCTATGGCATCAGGAACTTCAACGGAAACCTCACGAAAAAGGACCTGACCCAATCCACCCCCTACAATACCTATGTTATCCGAGGTCTGCCGCCGGGCCCCATCGCCTCCCCCGGAAGGGCGTCGATTCACGCCGTGCTTTTTCCAGCCGAAACAGCATATCTCTATTTTGTATCCAAAAACGACGGCACCCATCAGTTTTCCAGGACCTTGTCGGAACATAACAGGGCAGTCAATACCTATCAGAAGAAGGGTCACAGAAAGGACGGATAA
- a CDS encoding DUF2752 domain-containing protein produces the protein MEITRIPRAEATGEGRGKGSRDRVSRLSWTRTDSYWEVVCAHLPLAIVTGIALMLPHAVSCDDLPLIPCTFLTLTGYPCPFCGLTRSFWAIAHGDWAFALHNAPISCLIYVATALLFSWHLTALITGLRIRSSLFCLLTSPLFVWLMVSLAISNWAYRLFWGFE, from the coding sequence ATGGAAATTACACGGATACCTCGGGCTGAGGCAACAGGTGAGGGAAGAGGGAAGGGAAGCCGGGACCGGGTCTCCCGCTTATCGTGGACTCGGACTGATTCCTACTGGGAGGTGGTATGCGCGCACCTCCCGCTGGCTATTGTCACGGGGATCGCATTGATGCTGCCCCACGCGGTTTCGTGCGACGATCTTCCTCTGATACCCTGCACCTTTCTGACCCTCACCGGGTATCCCTGTCCATTCTGCGGCCTGACCCGGTCGTTCTGGGCGATTGCCCATGGAGACTGGGCCTTCGCTCTTCATAATGCGCCGATATCCTGTCTGATATATGTCGCGACCGCCCTCCTCTTTTCCTGGCATCTGACCGCGCTTATCACAGGCCTCAGGATCAGGAGCAGCCTGTTTTGTCTGCTGACATCTCCCCTTTTTGTCTGGCTCATGGTTTCGTTGGCAATCTCAAACTGGGCATACAGGCTCTTCTGGGGTTTTGAATAG